From one Thermanaeromonas sp. C210 genomic stretch:
- a CDS encoding ATP-binding cassette domain-containing protein: MKFRVMEIALKEVSFHYQTGGQDIPALVDVSLTVRPGEWLAVIGAGGSGKSTLAQIMAGLLRPSRGQVYLDGVPLWRSRGKGTPTWRGRIGLALQQPERQLFAETVGQDVAFGPRSLGLPPQEVERRVRKSLRSVGLDQEVAGRSPFSLSGGQQRRVALAGILALEPEVFILDEPTAGLDPAGRNLILQVLKGYHRQGNTVIFISHNMAEVAALAQRIAVLHQGRLVFWGSPGEAFDGRIDLSRWGLRPPPITEVFLELRHLGAPVSSAVFSLEAAEEEILRWYRSEGHDL, encoded by the coding sequence GTGAAGTTTAGAGTCATGGAGATCGCCTTGAAGGAAGTGTCCTTTCACTACCAGACCGGAGGCCAGGATATACCCGCTCTGGTAGACGTCAGCCTCACCGTACGGCCGGGCGAGTGGCTGGCAGTTATCGGAGCCGGGGGATCGGGAAAATCGACCCTGGCTCAGATCATGGCCGGCCTCCTGCGGCCCAGCCGGGGGCAGGTGTACCTCGACGGCGTACCCCTTTGGCGATCCCGGGGCAAGGGCACCCCCACCTGGCGGGGTAGGATCGGACTGGCGCTACAACAGCCGGAGCGCCAGCTCTTTGCTGAAACCGTAGGGCAGGACGTGGCCTTTGGCCCCCGCAGCCTGGGCCTCCCGCCCCAGGAGGTGGAGAGGCGCGTAAGAAAATCCCTGCGGAGTGTTGGGTTGGACCAGGAGGTGGCCGGGCGGTCACCTTTTAGTTTGAGCGGCGGCCAGCAGAGGCGGGTAGCCCTCGCCGGGATATTGGCCCTGGAGCCGGAGGTTTTCATCCTCGACGAACCCACCGCCGGATTGGATCCGGCCGGCCGGAACCTGATTCTGCAGGTGCTAAAGGGATACCACCGCCAGGGGAATACCGTCATCTTTATATCCCATAACATGGCGGAAGTTGCCGCCCTGGCCCAGAGGATCGCGGTCCTCCACCAGGGCAGGCTGGTCTTCTGGGGGAGTCCGGGGGAGGCCTTTGACGGCCGCATTGACCTGTCCCGCTGGGGGTTGAGGCCGCCGCCCATAACGGAGGTTTTCCTGGAGCTGCGGCACCTGGGGGCCCCGGTCTCGTCGGCGGTTTTCAGCCTGGAGGCGGCGGAGGAAGAAATACTCCGCTGGTACAGGAGTGAAGGCCATGACCTTTGA
- a CDS encoding energy-coupling factor transporter ATPase, producing MLAFEGVSFSYPGAPRPALEDINLTLSPGEFMVVMGPNGSGKSTLVRLANGLLRPTKGRVVVEGLDTRAEDQLPRIRPLVGMVFQDPDNQLVAATVEEDVAFGPENLGLPREVIRERVERALSTLGLTELRQRPPHRLSGGQKQRAALAGILAMEPRYILLDEATAMLDPGSREEVWGLLSFLCREKGLGIMLVSHQPEEAVLADKVVLLHEGRILQEGEPREIFSRPEELKPLGLEAPAATVLAGRLARRGLPLPPGLLTPGEVARALRDLAGKGPSAPRKKAGRGRRG from the coding sequence ATGCTCGCCTTTGAGGGGGTAAGCTTTTCCTATCCGGGAGCCCCGCGGCCCGCCCTGGAGGACATCAACCTCACCCTGTCCCCCGGGGAATTCATGGTGGTCATGGGACCCAACGGCTCGGGAAAGTCCACCCTGGTCAGGCTCGCCAACGGGCTGCTCCGGCCCACCAAAGGCAGAGTAGTAGTAGAAGGCCTGGATACCCGAGCCGAGGACCAGCTCCCGCGCATCCGTCCCCTGGTGGGAATGGTTTTTCAAGATCCCGACAACCAGCTGGTGGCAGCCACGGTGGAAGAAGATGTGGCCTTTGGCCCGGAGAATCTCGGCCTCCCCAGGGAGGTCATCCGAGAACGGGTAGAGCGGGCCCTAAGTACCCTGGGCCTCACGGAACTGCGGCAGCGGCCGCCCCACCGCCTTTCGGGGGGGCAAAAGCAGAGGGCGGCCCTGGCGGGTATCCTGGCCATGGAGCCGCGCTATATACTGCTGGACGAGGCCACGGCCATGTTGGACCCCGGATCCCGGGAGGAAGTTTGGGGCCTCCTCTCCTTCCTCTGCCGGGAGAAAGGCCTGGGGATAATGTTGGTGAGCCACCAGCCGGAAGAAGCCGTACTGGCCGACAAAGTGGTGCTCCTCCACGAAGGGCGCATCCTGCAGGAGGGTGAGCCCCGCGAAATCTTCAGTCGGCCGGAGGAATTGAAACCCCTGGGCCTGGAAGCCCCGGCCGCAACCGTGCTGGCCGGCAGGCTGGCCAGAAGGGGCCTGCCCTTGCCGCCGGGACTCCTGACCCCCGGGGAAGTGGCCCGGGCACTGCGAGACCTGGCGGGAAAAGGGCCTTCAGCTCCACGGAAGAAGGCCGGGCGAGGGAGAAGGGGATGA
- the rplQ gene encoding 50S ribosomal protein L17, with protein sequence MGYRKLGRRSDHRNMLLRNIVTSFLREGRLQTTEPRGKEIKRIADKMITLAKRGDLHARRQALAYLLDEDVVTKLFKEIGPRYADRQGGYTRLVKVGYRRGDGAPLVLVELV encoded by the coding sequence ATGGGATACCGTAAGCTGGGGCGGCGGTCCGACCACCGCAACATGCTACTGCGCAACATTGTGACGTCTTTTTTGCGGGAAGGCCGGCTGCAGACCACCGAGCCCCGGGGCAAGGAAATCAAGCGCATAGCCGACAAGATGATTACCTTGGCCAAGCGGGGCGATCTCCATGCCCGGCGCCAGGCCCTGGCTTATCTGCTGGACGAGGACGTGGTGACCAAGCTCTTTAAGGAGATCGGACCGCGGTATGCCGACCGCCAAGGTGGCTATACGCGGCTGGTAAAGGTGGGCTATCGCCGCGGCGACGGCGCACCCCTGGTGCTGGTAGAGCTGGTATAA
- a CDS encoding DNA-directed RNA polymerase subunit alpha, with the protein MLEIERPKLECLEMTPKFGRFVIEPLERGYGITLGNSLRRVLLSSLPGAAVTSVKIEGVLHEYSTIPGVVEDTTDIILNLKTLALKIHSDEPQILRIEAEGEGEVTAGDIIAGADVEILNPDLHIATLEKGGRLFMEMTAQRGRGYVPAERNKKEEQVIGVIPVDSLFSPVHKVNYIVENTRVGQVTDYDKLTLEVWTNGSLAPDEAVSTAAKILMDYFRLFLGLTDRDGQEITMVAKEEEKKDRLLDMTIEELDLSVRSYNCLKRAGINTVGELIQRTEEDMMKVRNLGKKSLEEVTQKLAELGLSLRSSDE; encoded by the coding sequence ATGCTGGAAATCGAGCGTCCCAAGCTGGAATGCTTGGAGATGACGCCCAAATTCGGCCGCTTCGTAATCGAGCCCCTGGAGAGGGGCTACGGCATAACCCTGGGTAACTCCCTCAGGAGGGTGCTCCTTTCCTCCCTGCCCGGGGCCGCCGTTACCTCCGTTAAGATCGAGGGAGTACTCCACGAGTACTCCACCATTCCCGGTGTGGTGGAGGATACCACGGACATCATTCTCAACCTGAAGACCCTCGCCCTCAAGATCCACAGCGACGAACCCCAGATCCTGCGCATAGAAGCGGAGGGCGAAGGGGAGGTTACGGCGGGCGACATCATTGCCGGCGCCGACGTGGAAATCCTAAACCCGGACCTGCACATCGCTACCCTGGAGAAGGGCGGCCGCCTGTTTATGGAAATGACGGCCCAGCGGGGCCGCGGTTACGTACCGGCGGAGAGGAACAAAAAAGAGGAACAGGTCATTGGGGTTATCCCGGTGGATTCCCTCTTTTCACCCGTGCACAAGGTAAACTATATCGTAGAGAACACCCGGGTGGGCCAGGTTACCGACTACGACAAGCTCACCCTGGAAGTCTGGACCAACGGGAGCCTGGCGCCGGACGAGGCGGTTAGCACGGCGGCCAAGATCCTCATGGATTACTTCCGCCTCTTCCTCGGCCTGACGGATCGCGACGGCCAGGAGATAACCATGGTGGCCAAGGAAGAAGAGAAAAAGGACCGTCTCCTGGACATGACCATCGAAGAGCTGGACCTCTCCGTCCGGTCTTATAACTGCTTGAAGCGGGCCGGCATCAATACCGTAGGCGAGCTCATCCAGCGCACCGAAGAGGATATGATGAAGGTCCGGAACCTGGGCAAGAAATCCCTGGAAGAAGTCACGCAGAAGCTGGCAGAGCTAGGTCTCAGCCTGCGCAGTTCCGATGAGTAG